The proteins below are encoded in one region of Deinococcus ruber:
- a CDS encoding type 1 glutamine amidotransferase domain-containing protein yields the protein MKKVLVVLSEYGFWGEELVGPLEVFDQHGYEAVFMTPTGKRPHALPPSMEAGFFDPPLRKVVTDEYYASKTREIDAGPRLENPINLSTWFPERPYFSSDEFSHKMETYYNTRAECWKELEAYDALLMVGGSGPLIDMVNNQRLHDVILGFRSLDKLIIAECYAVTCLAFAREWDDRKSIIQGKHVTGHAVEYDYKDGTGFLNTDLNMGPPPYPLEYILRDATAPTGQYHGGVGRTTSTILDYPFLTGRSTQDSRLVGETAVQVLEHGLRRYGW from the coding sequence ATGAAAAAAGTTCTGGTCGTGTTGTCCGAATACGGTTTCTGGGGAGAAGAACTGGTTGGGCCGCTGGAGGTGTTCGACCAGCACGGCTACGAGGCCGTGTTCATGACGCCCACCGGCAAGCGCCCACACGCCCTGCCGCCCAGCATGGAAGCGGGCTTCTTCGATCCGCCCCTGCGAAAAGTCGTGACCGACGAGTACTACGCCAGCAAAACCCGCGAAATCGATGCGGGGCCGCGCCTGGAAAACCCCATCAACCTGTCCACCTGGTTTCCCGAGCGCCCGTATTTCAGCAGCGACGAGTTCTCGCACAAGATGGAAACGTACTACAACACCCGCGCCGAGTGCTGGAAAGAGCTGGAAGCCTACGACGCCCTGCTGATGGTGGGCGGCAGCGGCCCGCTGATCGATATGGTCAACAATCAGCGCCTGCACGACGTGATTCTGGGCTTTCGCTCGCTCGACAAACTGATCATCGCGGAGTGCTACGCCGTGACCTGCCTGGCCTTCGCCCGCGAATGGGACGACCGCAAGAGCATCATTCAGGGCAAGCACGTGACCGGGCACGCGGTGGAATACGACTACAAGGACGGCACCGGGTTTCTGAACACCGATCTGAACATGGGGCCGCCCCCGTATCCGCTGGAGTACATCCTGCGCGACGCCACCGCCCCGACCGGCCAGTATCACGGCGGCGTGGGCCGCACCACCTCGACCATTCTCGATTACCCCTTCCTGACCGGGCGCAGCACCCAGGACTCGCGGCTGGTGGGCGAGACGGCGGTGCAGGTGCTCGAACACGGCCTGCGCCGCTACGGGTGGTAA
- a CDS encoding GNAT family N-acetyltransferase: MPETVLERIERADVQHQGLYGGEIGVFGTVAAVCTDPSLPINSALGFGRDLSNLSAVEAFYEVRHLPSRVIVYAHGQALDPLHERGYRLTLQLNVYLCLLPRASRPSPGPPPSGVQVRPAQPLEFAEVSTLGFGASSRAILERTSQRPNTALYLAEQNGQPIGAGALSVFGDVALFFSTATVPVFRSVGAQTALLARRLDDAQAAHATLATVMTTAGSPSERNVRRAGFELAGSRLSFERRPSSLPAGSSEREQ; this comes from the coding sequence ATGCCGGAAACCGTGTTGGAACGGATCGAACGTGCTGACGTCCAGCACCAGGGCCTCTATGGCGGGGAGATTGGCGTGTTTGGCACGGTGGCAGCGGTGTGTACAGACCCGAGCCTCCCCATCAACAGCGCACTCGGCTTTGGTCGAGACCTCAGTAACCTATCTGCCGTCGAAGCATTTTATGAAGTGCGGCATCTCCCCTCCCGAGTGATCGTGTATGCGCACGGCCAGGCGTTAGACCCCCTTCACGAACGAGGCTACCGATTAACCCTTCAGCTGAATGTCTATCTCTGTTTGCTGCCGAGAGCATCCCGCCCGTCACCCGGGCCTCCACCGTCCGGCGTGCAGGTGAGGCCTGCTCAACCGCTGGAGTTTGCCGAAGTGAGCACCCTTGGGTTCGGTGCGAGCAGCAGGGCCATTCTGGAACGGACGTCACAGCGTCCGAACACGGCGCTGTATCTCGCCGAACAGAACGGTCAGCCGATCGGGGCCGGTGCTCTGAGCGTGTTCGGCGATGTGGCACTCTTCTTCAGCACCGCTACGGTGCCTGTCTTCCGGAGTGTGGGTGCACAGACGGCGCTCCTGGCTCGGCGGCTTGACGACGCACAGGCAGCACACGCCACGCTGGCAACAGTCATGACGACCGCGGGAAGCCCGAGTGAACGGAATGTGCGTCGGGCTGGCTTCGAGCTGGCTGGCAGCCGGTTGAGTTTCGAACGGCGCCCGTCATCGCTTCCTGCAGGTTCCTCAGAACGTGAACAGTGA
- a CDS encoding HAMP domain-containing protein, which produces MTVLSTPGIAAAPPRKPFLSLQLRLMVALSLSFLVLFIVLFTVLLRVLETQQLSQAQGDLRHVLQKVASQVNGTEVAGLYGLGNELVAEYWEDPSYLKNFGGLADISDTDPRAFPFAYVQQGRTYELVASAAGRGAQLPAAPAALAAGLNPSTRGAFVTSAPLHQNGYFLIGTVPVKDAAGQIICAMGVKFRIDYVYNAFLQVKARALQVMVALYLVLLALFSYISRRFARPVATLAHEMQAIREGDYQRNFSHLRRGPFGDEVSMLTEVFEDLLSRVARREQTLVREVQALRIEIDLNKREQQVSEIVDSQSFVSLREKARAMRERRAKAT; this is translated from the coding sequence GTGACTGTGTTGTCGACGCCGGGTATAGCCGCCGCGCCTCCGCGCAAACCCTTCCTGAGTCTGCAACTTCGCCTGATGGTCGCCCTGAGCCTGTCGTTTCTGGTGCTGTTCATCGTGCTGTTCACCGTTTTGCTCCGGGTACTCGAAACGCAGCAACTCTCGCAGGCGCAGGGCGATCTGCGGCACGTGCTTCAGAAAGTCGCTTCGCAGGTCAACGGCACCGAGGTGGCCGGACTGTACGGGCTGGGCAACGAACTGGTTGCGGAGTACTGGGAAGACCCGAGCTATCTGAAAAACTTTGGCGGACTGGCCGACATCAGCGACACCGATCCCCGCGCTTTTCCGTTTGCCTACGTGCAGCAGGGCAGAACCTACGAGCTAGTCGCCAGTGCTGCCGGACGAGGGGCGCAGCTTCCAGCGGCCCCGGCTGCGCTGGCCGCCGGACTGAATCCCAGCACTCGGGGAGCCTTCGTCACATCAGCGCCGCTTCATCAAAACGGCTACTTCCTGATCGGCACCGTTCCGGTCAAAGATGCGGCGGGACAGATCATCTGCGCGATGGGCGTGAAGTTCCGCATCGACTACGTATACAACGCCTTTTTGCAGGTCAAGGCGCGGGCCTTGCAGGTGATGGTGGCGCTCTATCTGGTGCTGCTGGCCCTGTTTTCCTATATTTCCAGGCGATTTGCCCGCCCGGTGGCGACCCTGGCACACGAAATGCAGGCCATCCGCGAGGGCGACTATCAGCGGAATTTCTCGCACCTGAGGCGCGGCCCGTTTGGAGACGAGGTGAGCATGCTGACCGAGGTCTTCGAGGATCTGCTGTCCAGGGTGGCCCGCCGTGAACAGACGCTGGTGCGCGAAGTACAGGCGCTCCGTATCGAAATCGACCTGAACAAGCGTGAACAGCAGGTCAGTGAAATCGTGGACTCTCAGTCCTTCGTCAGCCTGCGTGAAAAGGCCCGCGCAATGCGTGAACGCCGTGCCAAAGCGACTTGA
- a CDS encoding cation:proton antiporter: MPILLTLAAVLGSALLGGLLARAARQPAVIGEMIAVIALGPALLGRLAPAAETALFSEASRPVLATLAQFGVTAFMFIVGLEVHVQPSRSTRALGVTLGSLVLPLLLGMLAASWALPAARGHAALWASVLFIGAALSVTAVPVLALILQDRGLARTPEASTALSAAASSDVLAWSLLAVIAVSTPGPSVAQRLAALLGLAAWTLLVRTVLTHLERRDLLRRAAPPLLIGATLVAVFVSAAASDAAGLHTIIGPLLLGAAMPRRSSLHALLSGTLGQVVRAALLPFFYLTAGLALDVSTFAPPKVTLTLLLAAVIGKVGGVLLGARLTGSAWYEAWRLGILLNTRGLTELVFLTTGLQLGVIQAPLYTSLVFITLLTTVATAPLLDLTKRRFGALKEAS, translated from the coding sequence GTGCCGATACTGCTGACCCTCGCCGCCGTGCTTGGCAGCGCCCTGCTCGGTGGTCTGCTCGCCCGTGCCGCCCGCCAACCCGCCGTGATCGGAGAGATGATCGCCGTCATCGCGCTCGGCCCGGCCCTGCTCGGACGGCTGGCCCCCGCCGCCGAAACCGCGCTGTTCTCGGAGGCGAGCCGTCCGGTGCTGGCAACGCTTGCCCAGTTCGGCGTCACGGCCTTCATGTTCATCGTCGGTCTGGAAGTACATGTCCAGCCGTCGCGCAGCACCCGCGCCCTGGGAGTCACGCTGGGATCGCTGGTGCTGCCGCTCCTGCTCGGCATGCTGGCGGCCTCCTGGGCGCTTCCGGCAGCCCGTGGACACGCGGCGCTGTGGGCCTCGGTGCTGTTTATAGGTGCGGCGCTGTCGGTGACGGCCGTGCCGGTGCTGGCGCTGATTTTGCAGGACCGTGGCCTGGCCCGGACGCCGGAAGCCAGCACCGCCCTCTCGGCTGCCGCGAGCAGCGACGTGCTGGCGTGGAGCCTGCTGGCCGTGATCGCCGTGAGTACGCCGGGGCCATCGGTGGCGCAGCGGCTCGCGGCCCTGCTGGGGCTGGCGGCCTGGACGCTGTTGGTGCGAACAGTTCTGACGCACCTGGAGCGCCGTGATCTGCTGCGCCGGGCGGCTCCTCCCCTCCTGATCGGGGCCACTCTGGTGGCAGTGTTCGTGAGCGCTGCGGCGAGTGACGCCGCCGGACTGCACACCATCATCGGGCCACTGCTGCTGGGAGCGGCCATGCCCCGCCGCAGCAGCCTGCACGCGCTGCTCAGCGGCACCCTCGGACAGGTCGTCCGGGCGGCGCTCCTGCCGTTTTTCTATCTGACTGCAGGTCTGGCGCTCGACGTTTCTACCTTCGCCCCTCCAAAGGTGACGCTGACGCTGCTGCTGGCTGCCGTCATCGGCAAGGTCGGCGGCGTTCTGCTCGGTGCTCGCCTGACGGGATCAGCGTGGTACGAGGCGTGGCGACTGGGCATTCTGCTCAATACCCGTGGCCTGACCGAACTGGTCTTCCTGACCACCGGGCTGCAACTGGGCGTCATTCAGGCCCCACTGTATACCTCGCTCGTCTTCATTACCCTGCTGACGACGGTGGCGACTGCGCCACTTCTCGACCTGACGAAACGCCGCTTCGGGGCACTGAAAGAAGCCAGCTGA
- a CDS encoding RNA ligase family protein: MPHLAYVTLQTFTVPLRAQLGTMNDRFLRPLGGKAYGRVAHLPGSRQGAGERQIAPELVRRLTVSPRSGDQVWVQEKLDGTNLSVLRLGDELVALTRAGYRAANSRRIQGRLFAVWVQTQAHRFLDVLQPGERVVGEWLLFAHGTHYVLPHEPFVVFDIMQGTQRLPLRVLTNRLSGTFILPFVHAQSAALPATVYDALTLPGHHGAATYPEGLIYRLEHGDHVECVAKWVRPNYRTGQYFQDDEAVIPNTLRPEDQALLTSLEQALSGVPVLPD, encoded by the coding sequence ATGCCCCATCTGGCCTACGTCACTCTGCAGACGTTCACTGTCCCGCTGCGTGCTCAACTGGGAACGATGAACGACCGCTTTCTGAGACCCCTGGGCGGCAAAGCCTACGGACGCGTCGCCCACCTGCCGGGCAGTCGCCAGGGCGCAGGCGAACGGCAGATCGCGCCTGAGCTGGTCCGGCGACTCACGGTCAGTCCGCGTTCTGGTGATCAGGTATGGGTGCAGGAGAAGCTGGACGGCACCAACCTGTCTGTCCTCCGCCTCGGCGACGAGTTGGTGGCACTGACCCGCGCTGGCTACCGGGCGGCGAACAGCCGCCGCATTCAGGGACGCCTGTTCGCTGTCTGGGTGCAGACGCAGGCGCACCGCTTTCTGGACGTCTTACAACCAGGCGAGCGGGTGGTGGGTGAGTGGCTACTGTTCGCACATGGCACCCACTATGTGCTGCCCCATGAACCATTCGTGGTCTTCGATATCATGCAGGGTACACAGCGGCTCCCACTGCGAGTATTGACGAACCGTCTCTCCGGCACCTTTATCCTGCCCTTTGTGCATGCCCAGAGCGCGGCTCTTCCCGCCACTGTCTATGATGCCCTCACGCTGCCGGGGCACCACGGCGCAGCAACGTACCCGGAAGGGCTGATCTACCGTCTGGAACACGGCGACCACGTCGAGTGCGTGGCGAAATGGGTGCGCCCTAATTACCGGACAGGTCAGTATTTTCAAGACGATGAAGCCGTGATACCGAACACCTTGCGTCCAGAAGATCAGGCGCTGCTGACGTCGCTTGAACAGGCGCTGAGCGGCGTGCCTGTTCTGCCAGACTGA
- a CDS encoding sensor histidine kinase, with amino-acid sequence MNDCNSENSADEWRDLTTRLQTALEADAVVYLPFPEAEKPPISSDSRAPTFKEKKRRDDVKDSGYTGRTGAAAHDLWPHQEPLHLTLEQVRHDSRLPLLPTVFALFAPHSHCLLAPVRLSGSTCGLLAALSSTAFSKLQAQLAEAYAAQLALSLQNRRLLADQGHITRALQESQYLITEAEERTKREISEVLHSRVQSRLLVAWYRLGEVQQLHPELAAKLDAIRTDLDDLREHDLRSISQQLHPEALRVGLVAALQVFVEQLQGMVEVVIDVDEHTRQLDDPLSNKLPHPLRLMIFRSIEEAIGNVLKHAQASRVEVSLSYTDMFRLEVSDNGRGFDPAEITPGLGLLCLAARVESSGGFWGLNSRPGGPTSLWAEVPL; translated from the coding sequence GTGAACGATTGCAATTCTGAGAACAGCGCAGACGAGTGGCGTGATCTGACAACGCGTCTGCAAACGGCTCTTGAGGCCGACGCCGTGGTGTATCTGCCCTTCCCAGAGGCCGAGAAACCCCCGATCAGCTCGGACAGCCGGGCACCCACGTTCAAAGAAAAAAAGCGACGCGATGACGTGAAGGACAGCGGGTATACCGGGCGGACAGGTGCAGCGGCACACGACCTCTGGCCTCATCAGGAACCGCTGCATCTGACGCTGGAGCAGGTGCGACACGACAGCCGTCTTCCGCTGCTGCCGACTGTCTTCGCTCTGTTTGCCCCACACAGTCACTGTCTGCTGGCACCCGTGCGGCTGTCCGGATCGACCTGTGGACTGCTGGCAGCACTGTCGAGCACAGCTTTCAGCAAGCTTCAGGCGCAGCTGGCCGAAGCCTACGCCGCGCAACTGGCTCTGAGCCTTCAGAATCGGCGGCTGCTGGCCGACCAGGGCCACATCACCCGTGCCCTTCAGGAGTCTCAGTATCTGATTACCGAAGCCGAGGAACGCACCAAGCGCGAGATCAGCGAGGTGCTGCATTCACGGGTGCAGTCGCGCCTGCTGGTGGCCTGGTACCGGCTGGGCGAGGTCCAGCAGCTCCATCCGGAACTGGCGGCGAAGCTGGACGCCATCCGCACCGATCTGGATGACCTGCGCGAGCACGATCTGCGGAGCATCAGCCAGCAGCTTCACCCGGAGGCGCTGCGGGTCGGCCTGGTCGCGGCCCTTCAGGTCTTTGTAGAGCAGTTGCAGGGCATGGTCGAGGTGGTGATCGACGTGGACGAACACACGCGGCAGCTCGACGATCCGCTGTCCAACAAGCTGCCGCACCCTCTGCGGCTGATGATCTTCCGCAGCATCGAAGAAGCCATCGGAAACGTCCTGAAGCACGCTCAGGCCAGCCGGGTCGAGGTGTCGCTGAGCTACACCGACATGTTCCGGCTGGAAGTGAGCGACAACGGACGCGGGTTCGATCCCGCCGAGATCACGCCCGGCCTGGGGCTGCTGTGTCTGGCCGCCCGCGTCGAGAGCAGCGGTGGGTTCTGGGGCCTGAACAGCCGACCGGGAGGCCCCACCTCACTGTGGGCCGAGGTGCCTTTATGA
- a CDS encoding DinB family protein, translating into MDPSLPLMYEWVKRTREQLFEYMASLPNDVYLQDQPGLPSSSLRDIHAHVANMYQWWVGRFSLGIEPYQQQLAALSPAEIETRASWIAAIIALEHAETLRLTDVSATRKLFLDVDLLMARAFETFDQLDEPFEVIRASGRPTMVTQRWVLVAQITHEFHHKGQMLAYGRALGYPLPEDIETDMVLP; encoded by the coding sequence ATGGATCCATCCCTACCCCTGATGTACGAATGGGTCAAACGCACGAGAGAACAACTCTTCGAGTATATGGCGTCATTACCGAACGACGTGTATCTGCAAGACCAGCCCGGTCTGCCTTCGAGCAGCCTCCGTGACATCCACGCTCATGTGGCGAATATGTATCAATGGTGGGTCGGCCGCTTCTCGCTGGGAATTGAACCTTATCAACAACAACTTGCGGCACTCTCACCCGCGGAGATTGAAACACGCGCTTCTTGGATAGCAGCCATCATCGCGTTGGAACATGCCGAAACCCTCCGGTTGACAGATGTGAGTGCCACGCGCAAGTTGTTCCTCGACGTGGATCTCCTCATGGCGCGGGCCTTCGAAACCTTCGATCAACTGGATGAACCGTTCGAAGTCATACGGGCCAGCGGTCGCCCGACCATGGTGACGCAGCGCTGGGTTCTTGTCGCTCAGATCACGCACGAGTTCCATCACAAAGGGCAGATGCTGGCGTATGGACGCGCATTGGGGTATCCGTTGCCAGAAGACATCGAAACCGATATGGTGCTCCCCTGA
- a CDS encoding nucleotidyl transferase AbiEii/AbiGii toxin family protein has translation MRRASKHPAATSLVLRGSLVTRALCGQGRPAADVDYLISGPFDAVRLAEFATEIARLPDDRVIMDVVSTDVIWAETAFPGLRVQLLGQDLRGDAQMFQVDFAYGDPLGQPPALLRIPEVGPVLACQAETLWAWKLHGLVEFGPGRWRAKDLYDLHLLGTRVALNHHLLPALVALAFRSRDTALDTLDDVRTRAAWGMSSSNARKWRAFQRTYGVDLDVLEARQSVRVQLERLLPALLLQELRVEAQIK, from the coding sequence TTGCGCCGAGCCTCCAAGCATCCGGCGGCAACCTCGCTGGTCCTGCGTGGCAGTCTGGTCACCCGCGCCCTGTGCGGGCAGGGTCGCCCCGCCGCCGATGTGGATTACCTGATCTCCGGGCCGTTTGATGCTGTCCGACTCGCTGAGTTTGCCACAGAGATCGCGCGCCTTCCCGATGATCGCGTGATCATGGACGTCGTCTCGACCGACGTGATCTGGGCTGAAACGGCGTTTCCTGGGCTGCGAGTGCAGCTTCTCGGACAGGATCTGCGCGGGGATGCACAGATGTTCCAGGTGGATTTCGCTTATGGGGATCCTCTGGGGCAGCCGCCAGCGCTCCTGAGGATCCCGGAGGTTGGCCCGGTTCTGGCGTGTCAGGCAGAGACGCTATGGGCCTGGAAACTCCACGGCCTGGTAGAGTTCGGACCGGGCCGCTGGCGTGCCAAAGACCTCTACGATCTGCACCTGCTGGGAACACGGGTTGCGCTGAATCACCACCTGCTTCCAGCACTGGTCGCACTGGCCTTCCGCAGCCGAGACACGGCACTGGATACGTTGGATGATGTCCGAACGCGGGCCGCCTGGGGAATGTCATCGTCGAACGCTCGGAAATGGCGGGCCTTTCAGCGGACCTACGGTGTGGACCTTGATGTTCTTGAGGCCCGGCAGTCGGTACGGGTGCAGCTGGAACGCCTCCTGCCTGCACTGCTGCTCCAAGAGCTTCGGGTGGAAGCTCAGATTAAGTAG
- a CDS encoding lactonase family protein — MNEVAATFFDVFVGSYTSPLPHAPHADGQGISRLRLDTSTGQLSAPEVVAHSVQPSFVALHPDGQTLYAVSELPQGELEAYRVQPDGTLSRLGSQPTQGAFPAHVGAEPLGRYVLCVNYGSGVSVLAFPLDEDGQMGPCVAAAQHHGHGPDALRQAGPHPHSVTASPDGRHVYVADLGTDEIVRYDLAPERLLHRLDQVRLPPGSGPRHLAFDAAGEWAFVTLELSAGVALLRRDPETGELQLLGTWPTQPPTYSGDTAPADVLVSPDGTFVYVSNRGHDSVAVFRLDRSAQTLTPVQYVSAQGQTPRGAALSPGGAFLLVANQDSSSLTVFRRHPEEGTLESCGVLACPTPTCVCAAPR, encoded by the coding sequence ATGAACGAAGTGGCTGCGACATTTTTCGACGTGTTCGTGGGCAGCTATACCAGCCCTCTGCCCCATGCGCCTCACGCCGATGGTCAGGGCATTTCTCGGCTCCGACTCGACACCTCCACCGGTCAGCTGAGTGCGCCTGAGGTGGTGGCGCACAGCGTCCAGCCGTCGTTCGTGGCGCTGCATCCGGACGGACAGACGCTCTACGCCGTGAGTGAACTTCCGCAGGGTGAGCTCGAGGCGTACCGTGTACAGCCGGATGGAACACTCAGCCGCCTGGGTTCACAGCCCACCCAGGGAGCCTTTCCCGCGCATGTCGGTGCAGAGCCGCTGGGACGGTATGTGCTGTGCGTCAACTACGGCAGCGGTGTCTCGGTTCTGGCATTTCCGCTGGATGAAGACGGGCAGATGGGGCCATGTGTCGCCGCCGCGCAGCATCACGGGCATGGTCCGGATGCGCTGCGTCAGGCTGGCCCCCATCCGCACAGCGTCACCGCTTCCCCGGATGGCCGACACGTGTATGTCGCCGATCTGGGCACCGACGAGATCGTCAGGTACGACCTTGCGCCGGAGCGTCTGCTGCACCGGCTGGATCAGGTTCGGCTGCCGCCGGGCAGTGGCCCCAGGCATCTGGCCTTCGATGCGGCGGGCGAGTGGGCGTTCGTCACGCTGGAACTGAGCGCGGGCGTGGCCCTGCTGCGGCGCGACCCGGAAACCGGTGAGTTGCAACTGCTCGGGACGTGGCCCACACAGCCGCCGACGTATTCCGGCGACACCGCCCCCGCCGACGTGCTCGTCAGCCCGGACGGAACCTTCGTGTATGTCTCGAACCGAGGCCATGACAGCGTGGCCGTCTTCCGGCTCGACCGCTCGGCACAGACGTTAACCCCCGTGCAGTACGTCTCGGCGCAGGGCCAGACCCCACGCGGCGCGGCCCTGTCACCCGGCGGAGCCTTTCTGCTGGTCGCCAATCAGGACAGTTCCTCGCTGACGGTGTTTCGCCGCCACCCGGAAGAGGGAACGCTGGAGAGCTGCGGCGTGTTAGCCTGCCCGACTCCCACGTGTGTCTGCGCCGCACCGCGCTGA
- a CDS encoding thiamine pyrophosphate-binding protein, which yields MLSERPAQTSGPAVGKTGRQLIIEQFLADGLPYMFGNPGTVEQGFLDSLEEYPDFKYILTLQESIAVGMADGYARASGGPALVQLHSGVGLGNGIGMMYQAMRGHAPLVVIAGESGVQYDAMDAQMAADLVAMARPVTKYSTRVVHASSLLRVIRRAIKIATTAPMGPVFVSLPMDVLDTVIEEQVHPATRVRTRVRPDDEALHEAAALLASATRPLILMGDGVTFSGAQAELQQVAERLGAPVWGVNNSEVNMLASHPLYQGNTGHMFGADSIRAVQDHDCVLVVGTYVFPEVFPALSGAFAEGTSIVHIDLNAYEIAKNHPVDVALLGDPKTTLAALLNALEPLQDASAQEAAQTRSTSIGAAKQQAREAAIAADDAHAQSEVAEGTPLQMASFMRELAKHLPADALVFDEALTNSPPITRYLPDLGPGQFFQTRGGSLGVGIPGALGLQLAHPDKVVVGFTGDGGGMYTIQALWTAAHHQIPAKFVVCNNRSYKLLKLNIEQYWSERDVPQHAFPKSFDLYPPFIRFDEMAHSMGVASELVERPDQIGPAIERMLSHQGPYLIDLVIGEGL from the coding sequence GTGCTCTCTGAACGTCCGGCCCAGACGTCCGGCCCCGCCGTGGGCAAGACGGGCCGCCAGCTGATCATCGAACAGTTTCTAGCAGACGGCCTGCCGTATATGTTCGGCAACCCCGGCACCGTGGAGCAGGGCTTTCTGGACTCGCTGGAAGAATACCCGGACTTCAAGTACATCCTGACGCTTCAGGAGAGCATCGCGGTCGGCATGGCCGACGGGTACGCCCGTGCCAGCGGCGGCCCCGCCCTGGTGCAGCTGCACAGCGGTGTGGGCCTGGGCAACGGCATTGGCATGATGTATCAGGCGATGCGCGGCCACGCTCCGCTGGTGGTCATCGCGGGTGAGTCGGGCGTGCAGTACGACGCGATGGACGCGCAGATGGCCGCCGATCTGGTGGCGATGGCCCGCCCGGTCACGAAGTATTCCACCCGCGTGGTGCATGCGAGTTCGCTGCTGCGCGTGATTCGCCGGGCCATCAAGATCGCCACCACCGCACCGATGGGGCCGGTCTTCGTGAGCCTGCCGATGGACGTCCTCGATACGGTCATCGAGGAGCAGGTGCATCCGGCCACCCGCGTTCGAACCCGCGTGCGGCCCGACGACGAAGCGCTGCACGAAGCGGCGGCCCTGCTCGCGTCTGCCACGCGCCCGCTGATTCTGATGGGCGACGGCGTAACCTTCAGCGGCGCACAGGCCGAACTTCAGCAGGTGGCCGAGCGGCTGGGCGCACCCGTCTGGGGCGTGAACAACTCGGAAGTCAATATGCTCGCCTCGCATCCGCTGTATCAGGGCAACACCGGGCACATGTTCGGGGCCGACAGCATCCGGGCCGTGCAGGATCACGACTGCGTGCTGGTGGTCGGCACCTACGTCTTCCCCGAGGTGTTCCCGGCGCTGTCGGGCGCGTTCGCAGAGGGCACCAGCATCGTGCATATCGATCTGAACGCCTACGAGATCGCCAAGAACCATCCGGTCGATGTCGCGCTGCTGGGCGATCCCAAGACCACGCTGGCGGCCCTGCTGAACGCCCTGGAGCCTCTTCAGGACGCCAGTGCCCAAGAAGCCGCGCAGACCCGCAGCACCAGCATCGGGGCCGCCAAGCAGCAGGCCCGTGAAGCGGCCATCGCCGCCGACGACGCGCACGCCCAGAGTGAAGTGGCAGAGGGCACGCCGCTTCAGATGGCGAGCTTCATGCGCGAACTGGCAAAACACCTTCCCGCCGACGCGCTGGTATTCGACGAGGCGCTGACCAATTCGCCGCCCATCACCCGCTACCTGCCCGACCTGGGGCCAGGACAGTTCTTCCAGACGCGTGGCGGGTCGCTGGGCGTGGGCATTCCCGGCGCACTGGGCCTGCAACTGGCCCACCCCGATAAGGTCGTGGTCGGCTTTACCGGAGACGGCGGCGGAATGTACACCATTCAGGCGCTCTGGACGGCGGCACACCATCAGATTCCGGCCAAGTTCGTGGTCTGCAACAACCGCAGTTACAAGCTGCTGAAACTCAATATCGAGCAGTACTGGTCTGAGCGCGACGTGCCGCAGCACGCGTTCCCGAAGTCCTTCGACCTGTACCCGCCGTTCATCCGCTTTGACGAGATGGCGCACTCGATGGGTGTGGCGTCTGAGCTGGTGGAGCGCCCCGATCAGATCGGCCCGGCCATCGAGCGGATGCTCAGCCACCAGGGACCGTACCTGATCGATCTGGTGATCGGTGAGGGGCTGTAA
- a CDS encoding response regulator, producing the protein MNAAPKKTALNVIIVEDEALFRTLLAGALQQCDELNVIGCYASAQEVLNAPTVANADVLLVDIDLGSDTMDGIHLGLKLRALSPRLGVALLSNHPHLAFARALIASNFVGWAYLLKKSVQNMDTVRRALEGVSRGEVVLDPQLVSAELPRNADARPHLTPRQLELWQLITQGFSNVAIAKKLDLSTKWIDNAVGSLYRALDIDTHDPHINARVAAAQAYARSTQNAHLNRSYQTTPPANAAEPPQPPTGQGRSS; encoded by the coding sequence ATGAACGCTGCCCCGAAGAAGACAGCTCTGAACGTCATCATCGTCGAGGACGAGGCGCTGTTCCGCACGCTGCTGGCGGGTGCCCTTCAGCAGTGCGACGAACTGAACGTCATCGGCTGCTACGCCAGTGCCCAGGAAGTGCTGAATGCCCCGACAGTGGCAAATGCCGATGTGTTGCTGGTCGATATCGACCTGGGCAGCGACACGATGGACGGCATTCATCTGGGCCTAAAGCTGCGTGCCCTGTCTCCCCGGCTGGGCGTGGCGCTGCTGTCCAACCACCCGCATCTGGCGTTTGCCCGCGCCCTGATCGCCTCGAATTTTGTGGGCTGGGCGTACCTGCTGAAGAAATCGGTGCAGAACATGGACACCGTGCGCCGCGCTCTGGAGGGCGTGAGCCGGGGCGAGGTGGTGCTCGATCCGCAACTCGTCAGTGCCGAACTGCCCCGCAATGCCGATGCTCGCCCCCACCTGACGCCCCGCCAGCTGGAACTGTGGCAACTGATTACCCAGGGCTTCAGCAACGTCGCCATCGCCAAAAAACTGGACCTGAGTACCAAATGGATCGACAACGCGGTGGGTTCGCTGTACCGCGCCCTCGACATCGACACACACGATCCGCATATCAATGCCAGAGTCGCGGCGGCGCAGGCGTATGCCCGCTCGACCCAGAACGCCCACCTGAACCGCAGCTATCAGACCACGCCCCCAGCGAACGCCGCCGAACCTCCGCAGCCTCCCACCGGACAAGGACGGTCATCATGA